One window of the Emcibacter sp. genome contains the following:
- the hflX gene encoding GTPase HflX: MTARIQTDELTFRKKSFSSVWDDPYSKDVALPDHTAGARTFIFHPYQRKKQENISVSRTPRARLEEAISLSAALDLDVIQAVTIGIPNIRPATYLGRGKVEELADFISENEIELVVADCELSPGQQRNLEKDLGCKVIDRTGLILEIFGERAQTREGSLQVELAHLSYQKSRLVRSWTHLERQRGGFGFMGGPGETQIEADRRMIDERIGKIRRQLETVTKTRTLHRKSRKKVPFPVIALVGYTNAGKSTLFNRLTSADVMAEDLLFATLDPTMRQLELPNNKKAIFSDTVGFISDLPTHLVAAFRATLEEVVEADIIIHVRDISHPETDEQRNDVMSVLKSLGVEDGEDRTIIELWNKIDLVPAEEREVLENKAARGENVVLVSAVTGEGCSGFLQMLSDYLSRDESIYHFSFRPDQGADIAQLYENGEVLFREDHEDHTLITAKLSAKIVGILEKQGIHFTGTG, translated from the coding sequence ATGACAGCCAGGATTCAGACAGACGAACTGACCTTCAGAAAAAAAAGCTTCAGTTCCGTCTGGGATGATCCCTACAGTAAAGATGTCGCGCTTCCGGACCATACTGCGGGAGCGCGAACTTTTATTTTTCATCCCTACCAACGCAAAAAACAGGAAAATATATCCGTTTCCAGAACGCCACGGGCGCGTCTGGAAGAGGCGATTTCCCTGTCTGCCGCCCTCGACCTGGATGTCATCCAGGCGGTGACAATCGGCATTCCAAACATACGCCCGGCCACTTACCTCGGACGGGGTAAGGTGGAGGAGCTTGCTGATTTTATTTCAGAGAACGAAATAGAACTGGTCGTTGCCGACTGTGAGCTGTCACCCGGTCAGCAACGAAACCTGGAAAAAGACCTTGGCTGCAAGGTGATTGACCGGACTGGGCTGATACTGGAGATTTTTGGCGAAAGAGCCCAGACCCGGGAAGGTTCTCTTCAGGTTGAACTGGCTCACCTTTCCTATCAGAAGAGCCGCCTTGTCAGGTCATGGACCCACCTTGAACGGCAACGAGGCGGTTTCGGTTTCATGGGTGGTCCCGGTGAAACCCAGATCGAGGCCGACCGGCGCATGATCGATGAACGGATTGGCAAAATCCGGCGGCAACTCGAGACTGTCACAAAAACCCGTACACTGCATCGGAAAAGCCGCAAAAAGGTACCTTTCCCGGTGATTGCTCTGGTGGGTTATACCAACGCCGGGAAATCAACCCTGTTCAATCGTCTGACCAGTGCCGACGTTATGGCAGAGGATCTGCTGTTTGCAACCCTTGATCCGACCATGCGGCAACTTGAGCTGCCCAACAACAAGAAGGCTATTTTTTCGGATACGGTTGGATTTATTTCAGACCTTCCCACCCATCTTGTAGCCGCCTTCCGGGCGACTCTGGAAGAGGTGGTGGAAGCGGATATAATCATCCACGTCAGGGATATTTCGCATCCGGAAACAGATGAACAGAGAAATGATGTTATGTCGGTACTCAAATCCCTCGGGGTGGAAGACGGCGAAGACAGGACCATCATTGAACTTTGGAACAAGATTGACCTTGTTCCTGCCGAAGAGCGGGAGGTTTTGGAGAATAAGGCCGCCAGAGGAGAAAATGTGGTTCTTGTGTCGGCGGTCACCGGTGAAGGTTGTTCCGGCTTCCTGCAAATGCTTTCCGATTATCTTTCGCGGGATGAATCCATTTATCACTTCAGTTTCCGGCCGGATCAGGGAGCGGATATTGCTCAGCTTTATGAGAACGGCGAGGTCCTGTTCCGCGAAGACCATGAAGACCATACACTGATTACAGCCAAGCTGAGCGCCAAGATCGTCGGGATTCTGGAAAAGCAGGGCATACATTTTACGGGAACCGGATAA
- a CDS encoding inositol monophosphatase family protein: MIDPDRIADYIREISHEEILRRFEKLEQHEIRDKSAGEMVTIADIEAERQLTRLLGDLYPGAVIAGEESLADHPERIKDIVEADLAFLIDPVDGTNNFIRGNDRFAMMVVALQKGEVIAGWIYLPVSDVMADAELGSGALLNGVKPTLPKPPADISKQIGAAHIKRMPDDLKEMARENLKKFLKNSPAFCAGYDYVSLLQGKKHFSVYFRTLPWDHLPGSFLLKQAGGCSRRLNEDEYTIHVRGKGLLSTLTEPQWHQVRDALFPGRF, encoded by the coding sequence GTGATCGATCCTGACCGCATAGCAGACTATATCCGGGAAATATCCCATGAAGAAATACTGCGTCGTTTTGAGAAACTGGAACAACACGAGATCCGGGACAAGTCGGCCGGTGAAATGGTTACCATCGCCGATATCGAAGCAGAGCGACAGCTCACCCGATTGCTGGGCGATCTCTATCCGGGTGCCGTAATCGCCGGCGAGGAAAGCCTTGCAGATCATCCTGAAAGAATAAAGGATATCGTTGAGGCCGATCTTGCCTTCCTGATTGATCCGGTGGACGGTACCAATAATTTCATTCGCGGAAATGATCGTTTTGCCATGATGGTTGTGGCCCTGCAGAAGGGGGAGGTGATCGCCGGCTGGATATATCTGCCGGTCTCCGATGTTATGGCTGATGCGGAACTGGGCAGCGGCGCTTTGCTAAACGGTGTAAAGCCCACCTTGCCTAAACCGCCGGCAGATATTTCAAAACAGATCGGAGCCGCTCATATTAAACGGATGCCGGACGACCTGAAGGAAATGGCCCGGGAAAACCTGAAAAAATTTCTGAAAAACAGTCCCGCATTCTGTGCAGGATATGACTATGTCAGCTTGCTGCAGGGGAAAAAGCATTTTTCCGTCTATTTCCGCACACTGCCGTGGGATCATCTGCCGGGAAGTTTTCTTCTGAAACAGGCCGGCGGCTGCAGTCGGCGCCTGAACGAAGATGAATACACCATTCATGTACGGGGCAAGGGGCTGTTGAGCACACTGACAGAGCCGCAATGGCATCAGGTCAGGGACGCCTTATTTCCCGGTAGGTTCTGA
- the mazG gene encoding nucleoside triphosphate pyrophosphohydrolase encodes MSDNGLQSLLEIMARLRDPENGCDWDKVQTYKTIAPYTIEEAYEVAEAIEHGDMDSLKDELGDLLFQVVFHSRIAEEEGHFAFEDVVVAITDKMTRRHPHVFSDKQYSSVEEQGKAWELMKAEERSRKYEGKPESALDGVTWGLPALTRAVKLQKRAARVGFDWPETAQVLDKLNEEMAELSAELVKNKDSQDPELIAEEFGDMMFVYANLARHLKIDPESALRSANAKFERRFRKIEEMLAAEGRTADDCDLEELDRYWDQVKILEKSEKENSEPTGK; translated from the coding sequence ATGTCTGATAACGGATTACAGAGTCTTCTCGAGATCATGGCCCGCCTCAGGGATCCTGAAAACGGATGCGATTGGGACAAGGTTCAGACCTACAAAACCATTGCCCCCTACACTATTGAAGAAGCCTATGAGGTGGCCGAGGCGATTGAGCACGGCGATATGGATTCCCTGAAAGATGAATTGGGCGACCTGCTGTTCCAGGTTGTTTTCCATTCCCGCATAGCGGAAGAAGAAGGCCATTTTGCCTTTGAGGATGTGGTGGTTGCCATCACCGACAAGATGACCCGGCGCCATCCTCACGTTTTTTCAGACAAGCAATATAGTTCAGTCGAGGAACAGGGAAAAGCCTGGGAACTGATGAAAGCTGAGGAGCGGTCCCGGAAGTATGAGGGTAAGCCGGAAAGTGCCCTTGATGGCGTGACCTGGGGCCTTCCCGCCCTCACCCGGGCCGTCAAGCTTCAGAAGCGGGCGGCCAGGGTTGGTTTCGACTGGCCTGAAACTGCCCAGGTTCTGGATAAGCTGAATGAGGAAATGGCGGAATTGTCGGCAGAACTGGTCAAGAACAAAGACAGCCAGGATCCGGAGCTTATTGCCGAGGAGTTCGGCGATATGATGTTTGTCTACGCCAATCTCGCGCGACACCTCAAAATTGATCCGGAGAGCGCCCTGAGGTCAGCCAATGCTAAATTTGAACGCCGGTTTCGCAAGATCGAGGAAATGCTGGCAGCCGAGGGGCGAACTGCAGACGACTGTGACCTGGAAGAACTTGACCGCTATTGGGACCAGGTCAAAATCCTGGAAAAGTCGGAAAAGGAAAATTCAGAACCTACCGGGAAATAA